DNA sequence from the Malus domestica chromosome 06, GDT2T_hap1 genome:
aacctgctctgataccaagttgtaTATCAGAGTGCGCCACgaacaagattacaaaatagaatattattaaacaaacaagaatgccAAAAatgctacaaaaccctaaaagaCTACATTGTAACtaatttatttctcaaattaaattacaagtaatatttatagagaactaaacctaagaaacTCTAACTAGGATGAGCTACGTccaaatcctaaactaacaagaaaaacccaaatactaaaataaacataaatattaatattttccaacacctacTCCTTGGACATTTGGAATAGCCTTTCTTTAAGGTTACGGGATCGCAACGAACTTTTCTGAAAAGAAAAGGGACTAACAAACTACATGGAATTTTTTATGTAGAGCCTCGATGGGGATGTACATCCCGGTTTTCCTCAGTCTGTTTACTTGCTTGAAATTTCATGTGAAAAAATTGctttatttcccttttttttttttttttttcttcaaataatTTGTTAAGATGTTTGTTTCTTGCATTCTGGATGGCTTGGCTACTTGGaccctttttttctttgggcATGTGACTTTTTGTTGTTCAATTTTTTGGCTTCAGCTTGCTCAAATGGTTTGCGTGAAACATTGTAATTTATTTTACTATGTTTTCGGTTTGGTAGGTCGCTTAAGCTCTACTTGAACCAGGGAATCCTGCTCGGTGATGTGACCTCGAAGTACCTATTAATCAGATAAGCAAACCCAACTTTAACTTGCAGGTGCACAAGACCAATAGTAGTATAGTAAGAGCAAGTATATGAAGTCGTCCCCACGAGTATTGATATTTACTTTAATTTGAGTCTCAactcaattcaaattcaaacttttAACAAAATAGGGCTGAAAATTATCTATTCTAAAGTTGGTGGGCAATTGGCCTGTTCATGGCTACAGTAAAACAAATGCCCCTCGATTTCATCTTATTTGCAAGAAACCCATATGATATGGGCTGGGTTGGGAGGGTAATTCTCAAAAGTTCAGAGGGTTATTTTGTCCACATGGTTTAGCACGGAGCCACTCGATTTCATGCTATTTACAACATTACCAGCCATATGGGGCTGGGTTGGGAGGGTAATTCTTAAAAGTtcagagggtaattttgtccgttTGGTTTAGCACGGATTGCTGGGTTACATGCGTGCGCTCTCCTCTCATCTCtcactcttcctcttcctctcctaCGCGagcactctctcatctctcactcTTCCTGTTTCTGTCCATCTCTAACCCTAGCAGCCATAACACCATCTCTGGAATAGCATTAGCTAGtgatgggcaaaatacccatggatttgggtaaccgtggttacccgcccatttaaagttcatggttatggttatgggtaaccgtttagatgaataaacagttatgggtataaccatttatccatgaaatttaaatgggcggttatgggtattacccacgattataacgggtatccatcggttatgggtattacccacggttataacgggtatccatttacccatttaatttaatatatgtaaaattaaaaaaaaaaataaaaacagtaaATGAAAAGTCAAATTAGAATTAACGTCAATTTTTTGCTGCCATGAAGTTGGAATTGAAAGAACCTGAGATGaatttttgttggttttgattATTTGGAGGAGAAAATGTCGATGGACAAAAAGTGCTTGTGgaatatttgaaaaaatgtGGAAGATTGTGAACCAATTGATATTATGTACTTTTGGAATTTTGTTATGTTCAAGTTAAGAAAGAAGCTTTTAGTTCCTTTAACTTTACCATAAAGTTACAACTGACAAGGTTAATTGACGTTATTTTGTAGCTTTGAATCATCTAGTATTCAAGACAAtgactactttttgtttttagaagctTTACTTTGTAATCATATGGATTATAATTAAAGATTTGCTTAGGTGTAGCAGAAAAATATCGTTcgtaaattattatttcaattattgaaatTGTATAAGGACTTAAATGACTACAATAAGGAAATGCATGctaaaatgtacctataacggtgtttaattgtcagaaaacaaaaattatgattcttttgtaattttcaagttgttaaaaaaaaacatgtagataGGTGAAaaatggttaaatgggtaaaaaaaggataaatgggtaaatgggtaaatgattatggttaaatgggtaaatggttatagTTAAATGGGTATACGGTTATAGGTATGGTtaatcgtttataaacggttatgggtatgggtataaccgtttatgcaattacccaacgggtaaacggttatgcgggtataaacataaacgattatgggtaaataaccgcggttacctgcCCGCCATAACCATTGCCCCATCCCTAGCATCAGCTCCTGCTTCTTAAAACCAAAACCACACAAACTGGCCTCCATTTTTGTAACTCGAGAGCTTCGGTGAGATGAAGGAGAGGAGCAGGGAGATGGGCTTGAGTCCGCCAACGGCGGAAGAGATCTTCAGGTATTATAGTGCTCCGAGAACCAATGTCGTCCACTCCTTAACTAGCGGTActccgatctctctctctctcctctgtttctctcttaatttcctttttgttttgtttgaatttcttttttgtgatttttgattTACAAATGGATTTTGTGTTCGAATTtcctttttgtgattttggggattttgtttgtgtttgcAGTTATGCAGCTCAGACCATCACGATTCACCATTGTCACCCCATCACTGCCGTCGCGACCACCGAGGCCACATCACCGCCGTCGAAAACACTACCATACCATCATCCTGCAAAAGCTTAGGTAATttctaaattagggttttttcatTATGTGAATTTCTACCTCGATATGTTCATAAGGTCGAAGGAGGTCTTCCTTTATAGATTTAGTTCATCCTCTATGTTATTTATTTGAGTCACTAACAAATGGGTTTATGTTGTCTGTGAACAGAGAGAGAAAATATAACCATACCTGTGTGGTTGCTCTTCAAATTGGTGCATTATCAATGAATGGATCACGTCAGGTTGTGTTTTCAGTTTATAACCATAAATATTATCCATGTAATTTCAGCTTTGTTGTCAGATGGAAATTGATGTTTAATAGCTGTAGTAAAAGAAATATTGCTTTTGGTCATGTTGGGTGACCTCCTCTCCTCGAGATAATTAGAAAACTCTTTTGAACATGctcttttaatttttgagtgtaaagttccaattttttttccattttcatGTGATGAATCATATTAATGTAGAGAATCATATGCAAGACAAATCCTAAACCTTTTTTTCCATCGTCCAGATCGTGTCAAAGGCTGGGCATCCAGCTGCTTTACCCCTCTCCATCTGATGTTGCCCCCTTGGCAGTTCTATCACTACTGTGAAAGGGCTGgagctttttggtgagcaatCTGCTACTTTACATCCTTTGTCTTTCTATTTGGAGATTCTTATTTTGTTCCCACCATAATTAACACGGTTTCTTTGATTACAATTCAGGTGTCAAACTTAGTGATGCTTCAAAGAAATTGGGGAAAACATTTGCTAGGTATGATGGATATTATATTGTTTTGTCAGTATGCGATGATAGGAAATTTCCTCAACCAATCTCAATCCTTTGCAGTCCTTTGGTAtcaaggtgtttttttttttttaatcttgcgCGCTATGTGCAATTACATATGTGTGAGAGACTTTTTAAATTAGATGCACTACGTGCTTCTTACGGATTTTATAATGTCATATTCTCATTCGGTTGCTGTTTTAAATTTGGGCTTTCATTTGGTTGAGCATCCTTCTCTCCAAAAGGTAACATTGTTTCTAATGCCtaatcaaattttgatttcttaGGTCATTACAATTTATGTAGTTTTGTGAAGAGAAATTGTTTACAAGCGCAAACAACTGCCAgattttattttgaagtcttaatATGCCTATAGAACCATATAATTATGGGAGCGAACCAGTTCGCTGATCAAAGACGTTAAGGCTGCTCTCATTGATGCAATTGGGACATTGGTCAGAACCCCTTTCTCCCCATTTTTGTTTATGCTAATTTGAATCGgttatgtgtgtatatatatattttttgaatccTTATCAAAGTTGGTTTCTTTAATGAAATGCAGAGGCTATTCAGAAGGAATTGAGGAGGAGAGGGAAGGTTTTGGCATCGAAAAAGTCATCTCAGATGGCTGCTGAGGGCTTTCTGGCTCAGGCTCAGAATGAGAACAAGACTGCTATTATTGAACATAACTGTAAGACTGACTTTGTTGCTCGATATATTTCAATACTTGGTAAGTGTGACTGATATCATTcctccttatttttttttttgttctatttGATTAGTTGCTATTATAAGTATATGGTTGCGTACTTAATTTCAGTCGTCCTTTTTTCCCcttatttcttcttcctctgcttcGCTTTtgctgctgcttcttcttcttcttcttccccctttTGGTTCCCCCTCTCTTGCTTTATTTCTTCtgatattttctctctttcttgatcTCTTCAAAATCGCACAACATTCTTTGTAGTTGGAGGCTTTTGCTCTGTTGGGTTTGTTTCCAATAACTCAAAGGGCCGAAAGGTATTCCCTTTTCATATTCTTCTCTCCCAATTTCTTTAgggttaatttcaattttcttatgcTATTTGCAGTGGTGCTTTTTAGGGTTTAACTATTTGATTTCACAGATTCATTACAGACACAGTAAATAGGTACATTTTAAATTCATATTTCATAACTTGGTTGCTTGATTCTACTGCCACTGTTCATTGGCTTCTCCTACGAGACAACAAGGGTATGCAGAGATCATAATAGatggggtttttatttttttttaatatcttttACATAATGCTCTTAAATTTCAACATCTTATTTATAACAATGTTGCCAAAATGCACTTTAATTATCAGGTATGTCACTATGGAAGAACTAGAGCAAGTCCTCCACGAATACGGCTTACATGGTGAATTTTAATCTTTCCAGGTACACCCATATCTATATCCTAAACAACTGTTATTATGTATCAATTTGTTAGAGTCAACAAATGTTAAAGtcaatttatataatttattttttgctttcCAGGTACAACCATATCTCACTCCCtctggtactctctctctctctctctcctctctctctctctctctaaaatattTGTTGGGTTTCTACCAATATGTCAATTTGTATAATTTATTTTCTCTCATGTAGAGTCATTTTATGGTACAATGTGTTTATCGGTTCTCATGtccaattttttctttctactttcAGTTAAGTTTTTTTTGTATGTTATGTTTTCATGGAATCTCTTGCACAGATTTCAATTACGTTGTACTTGAATGTCCTGAACTCAAGTCAATCAggaatttttgttttggttgaaaCCATTGAATTTCGTTGCACTTGAATGATATAGATGTGGGGAATACATTTACGTAAGGATTAACTTTAACCAttgaattttatttcatttttccttgGAGCTTGAGTAACGAGATCATCAAATTCTTATATTCATTATCTGTGAGAATAAACTACATGCATAACAATATTGTTACACTTCTACTTTTATTGGGTTTTTATAGAGTTTGTGTGTTTGCTTAGTCTTGCCTTGGAGTTGGATCCACTTTGTGTAATGGATTGTGATTTGTTTGAAAATATCTTTAGTGATGATTTTGAGTATAATGAGTTTTCCTAATACTGTTTTTCTCCCCCTTTGTAGTCCAGTCGTGCAGAAGACATCTTCATTAACCGGTAACAGATGAAATAATTTGCTGTCGAGTTTCCCGTGTAGAAAGGCGAAAATGCTACAAGTGGAGGATAGATAACAACTCAAGACACATGGTATGAGGGTGCAGGTAAATTGTACATATGCATCTGCAAAAAGTTAACAGTTTTGTATtcgattttttatgtttttccaGTGTAAGGCATATGTTGCATAAGCATGTAAATGGTACAAATTATTTGGTTTTGGATAgtaaactttgagttttacaggaaaaatcaagaaaatgtGTCACTCCTCTATTCCTTTGTTCCCTCAAGATtatgtttaatttattcaagTTAAATGTGTCTTATTTATGTAGTTAAGACTGATGCATTCAAGGTCCCGCAGCAAAGCGC
Encoded proteins:
- the LOC103455289 gene encoding uncharacterized protein isoform X2; protein product: MKERSREMGLSPPTAEEIFRYYSAPRTNVVHSLTSVMQLRPSRFTIVTPSLPSRPPRPHHRRRKHYHTIILQKLRERKYNHTCVVALQIGALSMNGSRQIVSKAGHPAALPLSI
- the LOC103455289 gene encoding uncharacterized protein isoform X1, translating into MKERSREMGLSPPTAEEIFRYYSAPRTNVVHSLTSVMQLRPSRFTIVTPSLPSRPPRPHHRRRKHYHTIILQKLRERKYNHTCVVALQIGALSMNGSRQRIICKTNPKPFFPSSRSCQRLGIQLLYPSPSDVAPLAVLSLL